One region of Faecalibacter bovis genomic DNA includes:
- a CDS encoding peptide MFS transporter, with translation MSQDTGLIKHLHSLGMDDKMVNGHPAGLFVLFFTEMWERFSYYGMRALLTLFLISTIADGGWGWTNSEAMKLYGVYTGLVYLTPLLGGIIADKFTGYKKAILIGALIMTLGHLSMAFEGIAPWFFYLGLALMILGNGMFKPNISSMVGNLYPDTSSKKDAGYTIFYMGINAGAFLGMLLCGYIGEKIGWHYGFGLAGVFMFFGMLQFYFGEKIFGIIGESPKEVQAFHDKKIANNEEEEEVIPANVVRDRLIVVAVLMIASIVFFLAFEQAGGSMSIFAKDYTQRVLEGGAATSFKWIDTILTIVPIAIVTIVLYALAKKIYKQYPLTIIFTAISFVIIWGLGLWKIFREFNSVETEVAASWFQILNSFFIIALASSFSKFWEKIWNPSGPVKFALGLVLVGLGFAALAYGALEIPQGAKTASVSMVWLVIAYFFHTTGELCLSPVGLSYVSKLSPKKFLGLLFGFWFCASAIANFIGGFLGSYIDQIVETHSMSYFFMIFAIIPAVTALILVALNPILKRMMHGIN, from the coding sequence ATGAGTCAAGACACAGGATTAATTAAACATCTTCACAGCTTGGGGATGGATGATAAAATGGTAAATGGTCACCCTGCAGGATTATTTGTTTTGTTCTTTACAGAAATGTGGGAACGATTCAGTTACTACGGAATGCGTGCATTATTAACTTTATTCTTAATCAGCACAATTGCCGATGGAGGTTGGGGATGGACGAATTCTGAAGCCATGAAATTATATGGAGTATACACAGGATTGGTTTATTTAACACCGTTATTAGGAGGAATTATTGCCGATAAATTTACAGGTTACAAAAAAGCAATTTTGATCGGAGCTTTGATTATGACTTTAGGACATTTATCAATGGCTTTTGAAGGGATCGCTCCTTGGTTCTTCTATTTAGGATTAGCATTAATGATTCTTGGAAATGGAATGTTCAAACCAAATATTTCGTCGATGGTTGGTAATTTATATCCTGACACAAGTTCTAAAAAAGATGCTGGGTACACGATTTTCTACATGGGTATTAACGCAGGTGCATTCTTAGGAATGTTATTGTGTGGATACATTGGAGAAAAAATCGGTTGGCATTATGGTTTTGGATTAGCTGGAGTTTTTATGTTCTTTGGAATGTTACAATTCTATTTTGGAGAAAAAATCTTCGGAATTATTGGTGAATCTCCTAAAGAAGTTCAGGCTTTTCATGATAAAAAAATCGCTAATAACGAAGAAGAGGAAGAAGTAATTCCTGCCAATGTAGTTAGAGATAGATTAATCGTAGTTGCTGTATTGATGATAGCGAGTATTGTTTTCTTCTTAGCTTTTGAACAAGCAGGAGGTTCTATGTCTATTTTCGCAAAAGATTATACACAACGAGTATTAGAAGGTGGAGCTGCAACTTCATTCAAATGGATTGATACGATTTTAACAATTGTACCAATTGCAATTGTAACAATTGTACTTTATGCATTAGCAAAAAAGATTTATAAACAATATCCATTAACAATTATTTTCACAGCGATTTCTTTTGTGATAATTTGGGGATTAGGATTATGGAAAATATTTAGAGAGTTTAACTCTGTTGAAACAGAAGTTGCGGCTTCATGGTTCCAAATCTTAAATTCATTCTTCATTATTGCATTAGCATCATCATTTAGTAAATTCTGGGAGAAAATCTGGAATCCTTCTGGACCAGTAAAATTTGCTTTAGGTTTAGTGTTAGTAGGATTAGGATTCGCTGCATTAGCATACGGTGCATTGGAAATTCCACAAGGAGCAAAAACAGCTTCTGTTAGTATGGTTTGGTTAGTAATTGCTTATTTCTTCCATACAACGGGAGAATTATGTTTATCTCCAGTAGGATTATCGTATGTATCGAAATTATCTCCGAAAAAATTCTTAGGATTACTATTCGGATTCTGGTTCTGTGCTTCGGCAATCGCCAACTTTATTGGTGGTTTCTTAGGTTCTTATATCGATCAAATTGTAGAAACACATTCGATGTCGTATTTCTTTATGATTTTTGCAATTATCCCTGCAGTTACTGCATTGATTTTGGTTGCATTAAATCCTATCTTAAAACGAATGATGCACGGAATTAATTAA
- a CDS encoding peptide MFS transporter gives MSAVQEQNFFDSKVLGHPSGLFVLFFTEMWERFSFYGMRVLLINFLTSAIINGSPFSGWGWDAEQAGALYGTYAMLLYITPIFGGILADKYLGYRWAVVIGALIMTIGHASMALEAPIFMYIGLACLVIGTGFFKPNMTSILSEMYKNYPEKKDGAYTIFYMGVNAGAFFGMMLCGYLAEKVGWHWGFGLAGIFMLLGTLQFWFAKPIFGTIGDPPTAEQKAEAARVAKESTDPNDKPNPFTMIDKVLIAVMTVLGLGYAFNDPLSKVGNMNLFNFEMFGLKGQDVAILVALILFLGVVISRLTRYTKVVRERMIAVIIFAFFVIFFWMSFEQGASSLVIFARDNVDRTLEGTSLTIFNLVNAALTIIPLIIITYVVALLSKQTFGKAPLTNIVQVICFVGIWGVAIWMLYREFTAESSEITVSWFSILNSFFIIAFASSVSKIWDSKLNPPAAVKYGLGLIIMAIGFGLLAFGSHGIQEGVKVSMIWLVLAYLFHTLGELCLSPVGLSYVSKLVPARMIAFMFGMWYLAIAIGNKLAAIIGGQIEKITEAYSLSTFFLIFTIVPIVAGVIVIGLNPIMKKLMHGVK, from the coding sequence ATGAGTGCAGTTCAAGAACAAAACTTTTTCGACTCTAAAGTATTAGGACACCCGTCGGGATTGTTTGTCCTATTCTTTACAGAAATGTGGGAGCGTTTCTCTTTTTATGGGATGCGTGTCTTATTAATCAACTTCTTAACATCAGCAATTATCAACGGAAGTCCATTCTCTGGATGGGGTTGGGATGCTGAACAAGCAGGAGCTTTATATGGAACTTATGCGATGTTATTATACATTACGCCAATTTTTGGTGGAATCTTAGCTGACAAGTATTTAGGTTACCGTTGGGCAGTAGTAATTGGAGCCTTAATTATGACCATAGGTCATGCCTCGATGGCTTTAGAAGCACCAATTTTTATGTACATTGGTTTAGCTTGTTTAGTAATTGGTACAGGTTTCTTTAAACCTAATATGACATCTATTTTATCAGAAATGTACAAGAATTATCCTGAGAAAAAGGATGGTGCTTATACAATTTTCTACATGGGTGTAAACGCTGGAGCATTCTTCGGAATGATGTTATGTGGTTACTTAGCAGAAAAAGTAGGATGGCACTGGGGATTCGGTTTAGCTGGTATCTTCATGTTATTAGGTACTTTACAGTTCTGGTTTGCTAAACCTATTTTTGGTACTATTGGAGATCCTCCAACTGCTGAGCAAAAAGCTGAAGCTGCTCGTGTAGCTAAAGAATCTACGGATCCTAACGATAAGCCAAATCCATTTACAATGATTGATAAAGTTTTAATCGCTGTAATGACTGTTTTAGGTTTAGGTTATGCATTCAACGATCCATTATCTAAAGTTGGAAATATGAATTTATTCAACTTTGAAATGTTTGGATTAAAAGGACAAGATGTTGCAATTTTAGTAGCTTTAATCTTATTCTTAGGAGTTGTAATTTCTCGTTTAACACGTTATACAAAAGTTGTTCGTGAGCGTATGATTGCGGTAATTATTTTCGCATTCTTCGTAATCTTCTTCTGGATGTCTTTCGAACAAGGAGCGTCATCATTAGTAATCTTTGCTCGTGATAATGTTGATAGAACTTTAGAAGGAACTTCTTTAACGATTTTTAATCTTGTAAATGCTGCATTAACAATTATTCCATTAATAATTATCACTTATGTAGTTGCATTATTATCAAAACAAACATTTGGAAAAGCACCTTTAACAAACATTGTACAAGTAATTTGTTTTGTTGGAATTTGGGGAGTAGCGATCTGGATGTTATACCGTGAGTTTACAGCAGAATCGTCTGAAATTACAGTTTCTTGGTTCTCTATCTTAAACTCTTTCTTCATCATTGCATTTGCATCTTCAGTTTCTAAGATTTGGGATTCTAAATTAAACCCACCAGCAGCTGTTAAATATGGTTTAGGATTAATCATTATGGCGATTGGATTTGGTTTATTAGCTTTCGGATCTCACGGAATTCAAGAAGGTGTTAAAGTTTCTATGATTTGGTTAGTATTAGCTTATTTATTCCACACTTTAGGTGAGTTATGCTTATCTCCAGTAGGGTTATCTTACGTTTCTAAATTAGTACCAGCACGTATGATTGCATTCATGTTTGGTATGTGGTATTTAGCAATCGCAATTGGTAACAAATTAGCAGCGATTATTGGAGGACAAATCGAAAAAATTACAGAAGCATATTCGTTATCAACTTTCTTCTTAATTTTTACAATTGTACCGATTGTTGCAGGGGTTATCGTTATTGGATTAAATCCAATTATGAAGAAATTAATGCACGGAGTTAAATAA
- a CDS encoding thioredoxin family protein translates to MRILITVLALFITSITFAQGINWMSLDDATKASNANPEKPILFNIYTNWCGYCKKLDKETFVDPAVVKYVNENYIPVKFNAETKEMVSFLGINFTYIAGAKANYLAYVMTNGRLSYPATVILDNKGNTDKIILGYRSAENFTSDIKI, encoded by the coding sequence ATGAGAATTTTAATTACCGTATTAGCTTTATTTATTACATCAATTACCTTTGCGCAAGGAATCAATTGGATGTCTTTAGATGATGCTACAAAAGCAAGTAATGCGAATCCGGAAAAGCCAATTTTATTCAATATTTATACAAATTGGTGTGGATACTGCAAGAAATTAGATAAAGAAACTTTCGTTGATCCTGCCGTAGTAAAATATGTAAACGAGAATTACATACCAGTAAAATTTAATGCAGAAACAAAAGAAATGGTTTCGTTTTTAGGTATTAATTTTACTTATATCGCTGGAGCAAAAGCTAATTATTTAGCCTATGTGATGACTAACGGTAGATTAAGTTATCCAGCTACAGTAATTCTTGATAATAAAGGGAATACAGATAAGATAATTCTTGGATATCGTTCAGCTGAAAATTTTACTTCAGACATTAAAATTTAA
- a CDS encoding ComEC/Rec2 family competence protein translates to MKKHLFSYLVICLALGIFLSEKLILAANLRIYFIILFFSLFTSQLINNSIIKTFAFCFQFVIIGFLINNANKTNHTETLRLSDQAKINYLVLDNKYKSTSKYYKYKAKNLTNDRVGLVHIPIDSINYYPQDTLIIYAKTYPLTSVKNPYQFDYAAYLRRQNIDHTIYVNHVLKHKSNHNSWKKFTVKSKDEIREKMKKFGYSIETRSIISSMLLGDRSEISTELNDSYVATGVVHILSISGLHVVMIYFILNFILKPILWLKNGKYIRIIVSLIIIWIFAFYVDMQPPVFRSALMISIYYISDLLKRPKNIYHTIALSAFIILIFQPKYLFDVGFQLSFSAVFFIVWLNPIYKKFYQPKRKISSYLYDLSTTSISAQLGTMPFSTYYFNQFSGLFLLGNLVLIPASFLMIVGSIIAILLLSLDINFSTFTFIFNFYIESCNSYIKWLSNFDSFVFKQIYIGSFSAILILLILYHIRPLILKYSKTSLIVILISLFGIAVNRFIDVNRIRKSREIVIFNQFKSSLIGVRNGQNLKIFSSENLDSSLTKQYTIRPFEIRNRIKKTEYYAIDSATISDEFYKSKSFLIVENISIFVGQNLNQIPEKTDYILVRNSSFKPENLSNLQQIKRVIADGSNYPNYVDELDSVLKKQSNSNLWKTSERGYFQIKF, encoded by the coding sequence ATGAAAAAGCACCTATTTTCATATCTAGTAATTTGTCTTGCTCTTGGAATTTTTCTTTCTGAAAAGCTAATTCTTGCCGCAAATTTACGAATTTATTTTATTATTCTGTTCTTTAGCTTGTTTACCAGCCAATTAATCAATAACAGTATAATTAAAACTTTTGCATTTTGCTTTCAATTTGTAATCATTGGATTTTTGATAAATAATGCAAATAAAACCAATCATACAGAGACTTTAAGGCTAAGTGATCAAGCTAAAATTAACTATCTCGTTTTAGATAACAAGTACAAATCTACTTCCAAATATTATAAGTATAAAGCAAAAAATTTAACAAATGATCGTGTCGGATTAGTTCATATTCCGATAGATTCTATCAATTATTATCCTCAAGATACTTTGATCATTTATGCTAAAACCTATCCCTTAACTTCTGTCAAAAATCCGTACCAATTTGATTATGCAGCGTATTTGCGTAGACAAAATATAGATCATACGATTTACGTAAATCATGTACTAAAACATAAATCAAACCATAATTCTTGGAAAAAATTTACCGTAAAATCAAAGGATGAAATCAGAGAAAAGATGAAAAAATTTGGTTATTCAATCGAAACCAGATCTATTATTTCATCCATGCTTTTAGGTGACAGAAGCGAAATTTCTACAGAATTAAATGATAGCTATGTAGCGACTGGTGTTGTACATATTTTGTCCATTTCGGGTTTACATGTAGTGATGATTTACTTTATTCTGAATTTTATATTAAAGCCTATTTTATGGTTGAAAAATGGTAAATATATCCGAATCATCGTATCGCTAATCATCATTTGGATATTTGCTTTTTACGTCGATATGCAACCTCCTGTGTTTCGTTCAGCTCTTATGATTTCAATTTATTACATCTCCGATTTACTAAAAAGACCGAAAAATATCTATCATACCATTGCTCTAAGTGCGTTTATTATATTAATTTTTCAGCCAAAATACTTGTTTGATGTTGGTTTCCAATTAAGCTTTTCGGCTGTATTTTTTATCGTTTGGTTAAATCCTATTTATAAAAAATTCTATCAACCAAAACGTAAAATCAGTTCTTATTTATACGATTTATCCACTACAAGCATTAGTGCGCAATTAGGTACAATGCCATTTTCAACCTACTATTTTAATCAGTTTTCCGGACTATTTTTATTAGGTAATCTGGTATTAATTCCAGCTTCTTTTTTAATGATTGTAGGTTCTATAATTGCGATTTTACTTCTTAGTTTAGATATTAATTTTTCAACTTTTACATTCATTTTCAACTTTTATATTGAGTCCTGTAACTCTTATATCAAATGGTTATCAAATTTTGATTCTTTCGTTTTTAAACAAATTTATATTGGATCTTTTTCAGCGATTTTAATCTTACTTATCCTGTATCATATCAGACCATTAATTTTAAAATATTCAAAAACTTCTTTGATCGTTATTTTAATCTCATTGTTTGGAATAGCTGTAAATAGATTTATTGATGTAAATCGAATTAGAAAGAGCAGAGAAATTGTGATTTTCAATCAATTTAAATCAAGTTTAATTGGAGTAAGAAATGGACAAAATTTAAAAATATTTAGTTCAGAAAATTTAGATTCTAGCCTCACGAAACAATATACAATCCGACCTTTTGAGATAAGAAATAGAATTAAGAAAACGGAGTATTACGCTATCGATTCTGCTACTATTAGTGATGAATTTTATAAATCAAAATCATTTTTAATCGTTGAAAACATATCCATATTTGTTGGTCAAAATCTGAATCAAATTCCAGAGAAAACCGATTATATTTTAGTTCGAAATTCGAGTTTTAAACCTGAAAATTTATCCAATTTACAGCAAATAAAAAGGGTAATTGCTGATGGAAGCAACTACCCTAATTATGTTGATGAATTAGATTCTGTTCTAAAAAAACAATCTAATTCTAATTTATGGAAAACCTCTGAGAGAGGTTATTTTCAAATTAAATTTTAA
- a CDS encoding DUF2141 domain-containing protein, whose amino-acid sequence MSQFLMAQTDVKLTIKNLREVEGFLSIEFYRNVENYTKGQNAFKKLYVPIKDLNQYETTFKNIEETYYAVKVFVDTNGNKTLDRSFFGVRKEPYGYSGDEEPFLREPTFEEAKVYASKKNNNIIIELNNNKGEE is encoded by the coding sequence ATGTCTCAGTTTTTAATGGCGCAAACAGATGTAAAACTTACAATTAAAAACCTGAGAGAAGTGGAAGGTTTTTTGTCAATCGAATTTTATAGAAATGTAGAAAATTATACGAAAGGACAAAACGCATTTAAAAAATTATACGTTCCAATTAAAGATTTAAATCAGTACGAAACAACTTTTAAGAACATTGAGGAAACGTATTACGCAGTTAAAGTTTTTGTAGATACTAATGGAAACAAAACATTAGACAGAAGTTTTTTTGGAGTTCGTAAAGAACCTTATGGTTATTCTGGAGATGAAGAACCATTTTTACGCGAACCAACTTTTGAAGAAGCAAAAGTGTATGCTTCGAAGAAAAATAATAACATTATTATAGAATTAAATAACAACAAAGGCGAAGAATAA
- a CDS encoding porin family protein has protein sequence MNKFDHHIKNKLSEHQTPPIDAWKNIEEKLDQKKKKRIIPFIFWISSSAACLGIAGVTYFFHAKENTTNQPEIVHKDKTINSILKKNNTLDSLNNLKDTNKIINIVNNGNKHSKSESYNKTNQLNSVKNSDFKSAENDYNNFDLGEYLGTKKTNSTNNQQVIDEKIFSNQLITQNQIDQKDESNKEKTIEEILIEEKAKVDLDPKKLDPKTKFSVSTFVSTSTFLKEESILSNSFNTHEIDNKVTVAYGAKLAYQINDKLKIRTGISKLDFDQNTKDVVMASTSAIQSTNVIPLSSNIRTNNNNIKYNGNLQVITNHQDYPTTFYSTEKNTMNQRVEFLEIPVEIEYRLNNKSQFNIYLVGGGSYMILTKNDIFIDNQTYGRSKIGKAENLNDYSYSANAGLKFEYLLSEKAGINLEPNYKFLINPLNNFSNKENSLLGIGIGFSYKF, from the coding sequence ATGAACAAGTTCGATCATCATATTAAAAATAAACTTTCAGAACATCAAACTCCTCCAATTGATGCGTGGAAAAATATTGAAGAGAAATTAGATCAAAAGAAGAAAAAAAGAATTATTCCTTTTATTTTTTGGATCTCATCTTCTGCTGCATGTTTAGGTATAGCTGGTGTAACTTACTTTTTTCATGCGAAAGAAAATACAACAAATCAACCTGAAATTGTACATAAGGATAAGACTATAAATTCTATTCTAAAAAAGAATAACACTTTAGATTCTTTAAATAATTTAAAGGATACTAACAAAATTATTAACATTGTTAATAACGGAAACAAACACTCAAAATCAGAAAGTTACAATAAAACAAATCAGTTAAATTCGGTCAAAAATTCAGATTTTAAAAGCGCTGAAAATGATTATAATAATTTTGATTTAGGAGAATATTTAGGAACTAAAAAAACTAATTCAACAAATAATCAACAGGTTATTGATGAAAAGATATTTTCTAATCAATTGATAACTCAGAATCAAATTGATCAAAAAGATGAATCAAATAAAGAGAAAACAATCGAGGAAATCTTGATTGAAGAGAAGGCAAAGGTTGATCTTGATCCGAAAAAACTCGATCCTAAAACTAAGTTTTCTGTTTCTACATTTGTTTCAACTTCAACTTTTTTAAAAGAAGAATCAATACTTTCAAACTCGTTTAATACACACGAAATTGACAATAAAGTAACTGTGGCTTATGGTGCTAAATTAGCCTATCAAATCAACGATAAATTAAAAATACGAACGGGAATATCTAAACTTGATTTTGATCAAAACACAAAAGATGTTGTTATGGCGAGCACTTCTGCAATACAAAGTACAAATGTTATCCCGTTGTCTTCTAATATTAGAACAAACAATAATAACATCAAATACAACGGAAATTTGCAGGTTATTACCAATCATCAAGATTATCCAACTACGTTTTATAGTACTGAAAAAAATACCATGAATCAAAGGGTTGAATTTCTTGAAATTCCGGTTGAAATTGAATATCGTTTAAATAACAAATCTCAATTTAACATTTATTTAGTTGGTGGTGGAAGTTATATGATTTTAACTAAAAATGATATTTTTATTGACAATCAAACCTACGGCAGAAGTAAAATTGGTAAAGCAGAAAACTTAAATGATTATAGCTATTCGGCTAATGCAGGTTTAAAATTTGAATATTTGCTTTCTGAAAAAGCTGGAATTAATCTTGAACCTAATTATAAATTTTTAATTAATCCGTTAAATAATTTTTCAAATAAAGAGAATTCTTTACTCGGAATTGGGATTGGATTTTCATATAAATTTTAA